A region of Natribaculum luteum DNA encodes the following proteins:
- a CDS encoding 3-hydroxyacyl-CoA dehydrogenase family protein produces the protein MVRESIDRIGVVGAGTMGSGIAQVAATNGYEVVMRDIEEEFVQSGFESIEDSLDRLAGKDALEDDPETIRERIEGTTDLEALADCDAVVEAAVENVDVKKEIFADLEEFVAEDVLLATNTSTLSITSIAAATGTPERVVGLHFMNPVPIMEGVEIVVGEKTDAETVGLAHDLAEDLEKTTWEADDKPGFVTNRILMPWLNEGIRAYDEGVATKEDIDAGMELGTNVPMGPLTLADHIGLDVCLHASETLYEELGDRYKPAYLLKRKVEAGELGKKTGKGFYEYD, from the coding sequence ATGGTCCGCGAGAGCATCGACCGAATCGGCGTCGTCGGCGCAGGAACGATGGGCAGCGGCATCGCACAGGTCGCCGCGACGAACGGCTACGAGGTCGTCATGCGCGACATCGAGGAGGAGTTCGTACAGAGCGGCTTCGAGTCGATCGAGGACAGTCTCGACCGACTCGCCGGGAAGGACGCGCTCGAGGACGACCCCGAGACGATCCGCGAGCGCATCGAGGGGACGACCGATCTCGAGGCGCTGGCCGACTGCGACGCGGTCGTCGAGGCGGCCGTCGAGAACGTGGACGTCAAAAAGGAAATCTTCGCGGACCTCGAGGAGTTCGTCGCCGAGGACGTGCTGCTCGCGACGAACACGAGTACGCTCTCGATCACGTCGATCGCCGCGGCCACCGGCACGCCCGAGCGAGTCGTCGGTCTCCACTTCATGAACCCGGTGCCGATTATGGAGGGCGTCGAGATCGTCGTCGGCGAGAAAACGGACGCGGAGACGGTCGGGCTCGCACACGACCTGGCCGAGGACCTCGAGAAGACGACCTGGGAGGCAGACGACAAACCCGGCTTCGTCACCAACCGCATCCTGATGCCCTGGCTCAACGAGGGCATTCGGGCCTACGACGAGGGCGTCGCCACGAAGGAGGACATCGACGCGGGGATGGAACTCGGCACGAACGTCCCGATGGGGCCGCTGACGCTGGCCGATCACATCGGCCTCGACGTCTGTCTGCACGCCTCCGAGACGCTCTACGAGGAACTCGGCGACCGCTACAAGCCGGCGTACCTCTTGAAGCGGAAGGTCGAGGCGGGCGAACTCGGCAAGAAGACAGGGAAGGGCTTCTACGAGTACGACTGA
- a CDS encoding heme o synthase produces the protein MVSDEFPRPIGTRTRFSGLLAATAIGVYLLLVIGATTSLTDAASACSTWPTCHAPVDPLDQTQLAVAWGHRLAAVLVGLLVVASTVAAWFGDATDRVRYALAFGTTLYVIQVGVGAVTATMGPAAIVPGLHLALGVGVFAVVVGALAWELETATGGDDDAIDVSPEPIDEAVDPALERSLPSSRLARAKLTAAAYLEMMKPRLMWLLCLVAAAGMALAAADSSLDPYTVAATLLGGVLAIGASGTFNNVLERDVDQQMSRTADRPLAVDLVPVRNAVLFGLFLSAASMTVFLTINALAAALGLAAILFYSVVYTLLLKPNTVQNTVIGGFAGSLPALIGWAAVTNEIRMPALALAGVIFLWTPAHFYNLALAYREDYARGGFPMMPVVRGETVTRKHILYYIGATLIGTVALAWITDLGALYAATVVVFGGVFLWAAVRLHFEQTESAAFRAFHASNAFLGAVLVAVFVDALAL, from the coding sequence GTGGTATCGGACGAGTTTCCGCGCCCCATCGGGACACGAACGCGCTTTTCGGGACTGCTCGCAGCGACCGCGATCGGGGTCTATCTGTTGCTCGTCATCGGTGCGACGACGTCGCTCACCGACGCCGCCTCGGCCTGCTCGACCTGGCCGACGTGTCACGCACCGGTCGACCCGTTAGATCAGACCCAGCTCGCCGTCGCGTGGGGCCACCGCCTGGCTGCCGTGCTCGTCGGCCTGCTCGTCGTCGCCTCGACGGTCGCCGCGTGGTTCGGCGACGCGACCGACCGGGTCCGCTACGCCCTGGCGTTCGGTACCACCCTCTACGTGATTCAGGTCGGCGTCGGCGCGGTGACGGCGACGATGGGGCCTGCGGCGATCGTGCCCGGTCTCCACCTCGCACTGGGCGTCGGCGTCTTCGCCGTCGTCGTCGGCGCGCTCGCGTGGGAGTTAGAGACCGCCACCGGCGGCGACGACGACGCGATCGACGTCTCGCCGGAACCGATCGACGAGGCGGTGGATCCGGCGCTCGAACGATCGCTCCCCTCGAGTCGACTCGCCCGGGCGAAGCTCACCGCAGCAGCCTACCTCGAGATGATGAAGCCACGGTTGATGTGGCTGCTCTGTCTCGTCGCCGCGGCGGGGATGGCGCTCGCTGCCGCCGACTCGTCGCTCGACCCGTACACCGTCGCCGCTACGCTCCTCGGGGGTGTACTCGCGATCGGTGCCTCAGGGACGTTCAACAACGTCCTCGAGCGCGACGTCGACCAGCAGATGTCCCGCACCGCGGATCGGCCACTGGCGGTCGACCTGGTCCCCGTCCGTAACGCGGTGCTCTTTGGACTCTTCCTCTCTGCGGCCTCGATGACGGTCTTCCTGACGATCAACGCGCTCGCCGCGGCGCTCGGCCTGGCCGCAATCCTGTTTTACAGCGTCGTCTACACGCTGTTGCTCAAACCCAACACCGTCCAGAACACGGTCATCGGCGGCTTCGCCGGTTCGCTACCCGCGCTCATCGGCTGGGCCGCGGTGACGAACGAGATCCGCATGCCCGCGCTCGCGCTGGCTGGCGTCATCTTCCTGTGGACGCCCGCCCACTTCTACAACCTCGCGCTCGCCTACCGCGAGGACTACGCCCGCGGCGGCTTCCCGATGATGCCCGTCGTGCGCGGCGAGACGGTGACCAGAAAACACATCCTCTACTACATCGGTGCGACCCTGATCGGGACGGTCGCGCTCGCCTGGATCACCGACCTCGGCGCGCTGTACGCCGCGACCGTCGTCGTCTTCGGCGGCGTCTTCCTCTGGGCCGCCGTCCGACTCCACTTCGAACAGACGGAGTCTGCGGCCTTCCGGGCGTTCCACGCTTCCAACGCTTTCCTCGGTGCCGTCCTCGTCGCCGTCTTCGTCGACGCACTCGCGTTGTGA
- a CDS encoding phytoene/squalene synthase family protein, whose amino-acid sequence MTTGQTESTTNADLEWCYEAVHGVSRTFSITVDRLEEPMARHICLGYLLCRIADTIEDAGHIPPETQTELLSTYNRLLDPDDPLAVETFVADVEPWLPEERNDDWEVVAQTPRVLRAFEALDDEPREIMRDPVRELVDGMAMFTDRYAEEGGLRLQTLDELEEYCWYAAGTVGTLITGLVARGASPERASELRDNARSFALLLQLVNIAKDVESDYREENNVYLPAEWLAEEDVDVDRVVDEDNHSGVTNVVRRVTGRAESYLDDAQRYLEVLPEHRGNTLSAWAIPYLLAVGTLRELRERPEDVVETGNVKVSRAEVYTLLQQFETGVSRSGLEDLRTTMAQRPLHES is encoded by the coding sequence ATGACAACGGGCCAGACCGAATCCACAACCAACGCCGATCTTGAGTGGTGCTACGAGGCGGTTCACGGCGTCTCTCGGACCTTCTCGATCACGGTCGACCGACTCGAGGAGCCCATGGCGAGACATATCTGTCTGGGGTATCTCCTCTGTCGAATCGCCGACACGATCGAGGATGCGGGCCACATCCCGCCCGAAACGCAGACCGAACTCCTCTCGACGTACAACAGGCTGCTCGATCCCGATGATCCCCTCGCCGTCGAGACGTTCGTCGCCGACGTCGAGCCGTGGCTCCCCGAGGAGCGAAACGACGACTGGGAGGTCGTCGCCCAGACGCCGCGGGTCCTCCGCGCGTTCGAGGCACTCGACGACGAACCCCGCGAGATCATGCGCGACCCCGTCCGCGAACTCGTCGACGGAATGGCGATGTTCACCGACCGCTACGCTGAGGAAGGCGGCCTTCGCCTGCAGACCCTGGACGAACTCGAGGAGTACTGCTGGTACGCCGCCGGAACGGTGGGGACGCTCATTACGGGTCTGGTGGCTCGCGGCGCCTCGCCCGAACGGGCGAGCGAACTGCGGGACAACGCCCGTTCGTTCGCGCTGCTCCTCCAGCTCGTCAACATCGCCAAGGACGTCGAGAGCGACTACCGCGAGGAGAACAACGTCTACCTCCCCGCCGAGTGGCTCGCCGAGGAGGACGTCGACGTCGACCGCGTCGTCGACGAGGACAACCACAGCGGCGTGACCAACGTCGTTCGGCGGGTCACGGGCCGGGCCGAGAGCTACCTCGACGACGCCCAGCGCTATCTCGAGGTGCTCCCCGAACACCGCGGCAACACGCTCTCTGCGTGGGCCATTCCGTACCTGCTCGCAGTCGGTACGCTCCGCGAACTGCGCGAGCGTCCGGAAGACGTCGTCGAGACGGGGAACGTCAAAGTGTCGCGCGCGGAGGTGTACACGTTGCTCCAGCAGTTCGAGACGGGCGTCTCGCGGTCGGGACTCGAGGACCTGCGGACGACGATGGCACAGCGTCCCCTCCACGAAAGCTGA
- a CDS encoding DUF7410 domain-containing protein, whose product MDANSSEPVCRETAVPDGESPVTCPYCERPFPDERLRTLHLGFDHHDRLDDGEREAFEAAYLEESAEIRRVRWQLVAVLIAIYFGLLFVYAFVA is encoded by the coding sequence GTGGACGCGAACTCGTCAGAGCCCGTGTGCCGAGAGACGGCCGTTCCCGACGGCGAGTCGCCGGTCACGTGTCCGTACTGCGAGCGGCCGTTCCCCGACGAGCGCCTGCGGACGCTCCACCTCGGGTTCGACCACCACGACCGTCTCGACGACGGCGAACGCGAGGCGTTCGAGGCGGCGTATCTCGAGGAGAGTGCGGAGATCCGGCGGGTTCGATGGCAACTCGTCGCCGTGCTGATCGCGATCTACTTCGGCCTGCTGTTCGTCTACGCGTTCGTCGCGTGA
- a CDS encoding PadR family transcriptional regulator codes for MTWLQSGRRRDLCFLLAAEGELRGQQLKSALESRYEARLEPKSFYGSLSALVDAGLVEKRTEGLYDVYSLTDAGERQVREHGEWVRECLEE; via the coding sequence ATGACGTGGCTCCAGAGCGGCCGGCGGCGCGACCTCTGTTTCCTGCTGGCGGCCGAGGGCGAACTCCGCGGACAGCAGCTGAAGTCGGCCCTCGAGTCCCGCTACGAGGCCCGACTCGAGCCGAAGTCCTTCTACGGCTCGCTGTCGGCGCTGGTCGACGCGGGACTCGTCGAGAAACGAACGGAAGGGCTGTACGACGTCTACTCGCTGACCGACGCCGGCGAGCGGCAGGTCCGCGAGCACGGCGAGTGGGTGCGGGAGTGTCTCGAGGAGTGA
- a CDS encoding class I fructose-bisphosphate aldolase, with the protein MIPIDDSPIVRDGKSLILAMDHGLEHGPVDFEEVPEKLDPATVFETATHDAVTCMAVQKGIAEGYYPSYEDDVNLLLKLNGTSNLWMGEPDSAVNCSVDYAAEIGADAVGFTVYSGSNHEVEMFEEFRRIQEKAREYDLPVVMWSYPRGQGLKNDTKPSTISYATRIALELGADIAKVKYPGSPEAMEHAVDCAGDMKVVMSGGSKTSDYDFVSTVEAVMNAGGKGLAVGRNVWQREDPEPILDALEQVIYEGETADAALEE; encoded by the coding sequence ATGATTCCAATCGACGACTCTCCGATCGTTCGAGACGGGAAGTCACTCATTCTGGCGATGGATCACGGACTCGAGCACGGCCCCGTAGACTTCGAGGAGGTCCCGGAGAAACTCGACCCCGCGACGGTCTTCGAGACGGCGACCCACGACGCCGTCACCTGCATGGCCGTCCAGAAGGGGATCGCGGAGGGCTACTACCCAAGCTACGAGGACGACGTCAACCTCCTGCTCAAACTCAACGGCACCTCGAACCTGTGGATGGGCGAACCCGACTCGGCGGTCAACTGCTCGGTCGACTACGCCGCCGAAATCGGAGCCGACGCCGTCGGTTTCACCGTCTATAGCGGCTCGAACCACGAGGTCGAGATGTTCGAGGAGTTCCGCCGGATTCAGGAGAAAGCCCGCGAGTACGACCTCCCCGTCGTCATGTGGTCGTACCCGCGTGGACAGGGGCTGAAAAACGACACCAAGCCAAGCACCATCTCGTATGCGACCCGGATCGCCCTCGAACTTGGTGCGGACATCGCGAAGGTCAAGTATCCCGGCAGCCCGGAGGCGATGGAACACGCCGTCGACTGCGCCGGTGACATGAAAGTCGTCATGAGCGGCGGCTCGAAGACCTCCGACTACGACTTCGTCTCGACGGTCGAAGCCGTCATGAACGCCGGTGGGAAGGGACTCGCAGTCGGCCGTAACGTCTGGCAGCGCGAGGATCCCGAGCCGATCCTCGACGCACTCGAGCAGGTCATCTACGAGGGCGAGACCGCCGACGCCGCACTCGAGGAATGA
- a CDS encoding DUF7111 family protein, giving the protein MNDTDSTAEDGDVTASYTETETERLLTFERGGRTAAAVAQNVDGYAMLKVRPTPDGDELERYYGFDMALDHVAELLGVSPHDLPIPEAAEDMGM; this is encoded by the coding sequence ATGAACGACACCGACAGCACTGCCGAGGACGGCGACGTCACCGCGAGCTACACCGAGACCGAAACCGAACGCCTCCTCACGTTCGAGCGGGGGGGCCGAACCGCCGCCGCCGTCGCACAGAACGTCGACGGCTATGCCATGCTGAAAGTTCGGCCGACGCCGGACGGCGACGAACTCGAGCGCTACTACGGCTTCGATATGGCGCTCGATCACGTCGCCGAGTTGCTCGGCGTCTCGCCACACGACCTGCCGATCCCGGAGGCGGCCGAAGACATGGGCATGTAG
- the ppsA gene encoding pyruvate, water dikinase → MSEPEFVQWLEDCSGEDAGVVGGKSANLGELASLDVPVLPGFTTTASAYEYYVEETGIGEAIADELEGLDVDDVSDLQRRGERIRRTISEATMPEELASAIVGRYDALSSRLELDDPEVAVRSSATAEDLPEASFAGQQETFLNVAGETELLESIKHCFASLFTDRAIAYRENNDFDHFAVKLAVAVQKMGRADLATSGVLFTLDPDTGFDEVVTIEAAYGFGEPIVQGVVDPDRYVVFKPTTGIVEKQLGGKTQRMVRRNGGTKLESVPEELREEFALTDDQIRELATYATRIEEHFGTPQDVEWLVDGDLEELFVVQARPETVHGAAENVIRTYSLEESGEELLTGVAIGNAVATGSVRVLEDHRQMNQVREGDVLVTEMTDPDWVPVMKKASAIVTDRGGKTSHAAIVSRELGVPAIVRTGNATDALSDGDAVTVDCSTDTGRVYEGTLEFEVSEEVVDEIPETDTDVKLILGDPGRAFSLANLPVDGVGLAREEFIVTSHVGFHPLELLERGEEAQFIDALRTGIAKIGAAFYPDDVIVRFSDFKTDEYRNLEGGWKYEPEEANPMLGWRGASRYYDDEFRAAFRLECEAIRQVREDVGLDNVIVMVPFCRTIEEGKRVLELLEEFGLSRDDTDVYVMAELPANIVLADRFAALFDGFSIGSNDLTQLTLGVDRNSEQLAPLFDETDEAVTRSITSMIEEAHRHDRPVGICGDAPSTIPEYTEFLLEADVDSISVSPDVAVETILEVAKRESES, encoded by the coding sequence ATGAGCGAACCCGAATTCGTCCAGTGGCTGGAAGACTGCAGCGGCGAGGACGCGGGCGTCGTCGGCGGCAAGAGTGCGAACCTCGGCGAACTCGCGAGCCTCGACGTGCCAGTGCTACCGGGCTTTACGACGACCGCGTCGGCCTACGAGTACTACGTCGAAGAGACTGGGATCGGGGAGGCGATCGCCGACGAACTCGAGGGGCTCGACGTCGACGACGTCTCCGACCTCCAGCGACGGGGCGAGCGAATCAGGCGGACGATCTCCGAGGCCACGATGCCCGAGGAGCTGGCGTCGGCGATCGTCGGCCGCTACGACGCGCTGTCGTCGCGCCTCGAGCTCGACGACCCCGAAGTCGCCGTACGCAGCTCCGCGACAGCCGAGGACCTCCCGGAGGCCTCCTTCGCCGGCCAGCAGGAGACGTTTCTCAACGTCGCCGGCGAGACCGAACTGCTCGAGTCGATCAAACACTGCTTCGCGTCGCTGTTTACCGACCGGGCGATCGCCTACCGCGAGAACAACGACTTCGACCACTTCGCGGTCAAACTCGCCGTCGCAGTCCAGAAGATGGGGCGGGCGGACCTGGCGACCTCGGGCGTGCTCTTCACCCTCGATCCGGACACCGGCTTCGACGAGGTCGTCACGATCGAGGCGGCCTACGGGTTCGGCGAACCGATCGTCCAGGGGGTGGTCGACCCCGACCGGTACGTCGTCTTCAAACCGACGACCGGCATCGTCGAAAAACAACTCGGCGGGAAAACACAGCGAATGGTTCGTCGGAACGGCGGAACCAAACTCGAGTCGGTGCCGGAGGAACTGCGTGAGGAGTTCGCGCTCACCGACGACCAGATCCGGGAGCTGGCGACGTACGCGACGCGCATCGAGGAGCATTTCGGAACGCCACAGGACGTCGAGTGGCTCGTCGACGGCGACCTCGAAGAGCTGTTCGTCGTGCAGGCCAGGCCGGAGACGGTACACGGTGCTGCGGAGAACGTCATCCGGACGTACAGCCTCGAGGAGTCGGGGGAAGAACTGCTCACCGGCGTCGCGATCGGGAACGCCGTGGCGACCGGCTCCGTCCGGGTTCTCGAAGATCACCGGCAGATGAACCAGGTTCGAGAGGGGGACGTGCTCGTCACCGAGATGACCGACCCGGACTGGGTTCCGGTCATGAAGAAAGCGAGCGCCATCGTCACCGACAGGGGCGGCAAAACGTCCCACGCCGCGATCGTCTCCCGGGAACTGGGCGTTCCCGCGATCGTTCGCACCGGGAACGCGACCGACGCACTGTCCGATGGGGACGCCGTGACGGTCGACTGCTCGACGGACACCGGCCGGGTGTACGAGGGCACCCTCGAGTTCGAGGTCAGCGAGGAGGTGGTAGACGAGATTCCCGAGACCGACACCGACGTCAAGCTGATCCTGGGTGACCCCGGCCGCGCGTTTTCGCTCGCCAATCTCCCAGTCGACGGCGTCGGGCTGGCCCGCGAGGAGTTCATCGTCACCTCCCACGTCGGTTTCCACCCGCTCGAGTTGCTCGAGCGCGGCGAGGAAGCCCAGTTCATCGACGCGTTACGAACCGGCATCGCAAAGATCGGCGCCGCGTTCTACCCCGACGATGTCATCGTCCGGTTCAGCGACTTCAAAACCGACGAGTACCGCAACCTCGAGGGCGGCTGGAAGTACGAACCCGAGGAGGCCAACCCCATGCTCGGCTGGCGCGGGGCCTCGCGGTACTACGACGACGAGTTTCGAGCGGCGTTTCGCCTCGAGTGTGAGGCAATCAGGCAGGTTCGCGAGGACGTTGGATTAGACAACGTCATCGTGATGGTTCCGTTCTGTCGCACGATCGAGGAAGGCAAGCGCGTCCTCGAACTGCTCGAGGAGTTCGGCCTCTCGCGCGACGACACGGACGTCTACGTGATGGCGGAACTACCCGCGAATATCGTCCTCGCGGATCGGTTCGCGGCGCTGTTCGACGGCTTCTCGATCGGCTCGAACGACCTAACCCAGCTGACACTCGGCGTCGATCGGAACTCGGAGCAACTGGCCCCGCTGTTCGACGAGACCGACGAGGCCGTGACCCGATCGATCACCTCGATGATCGAGGAGGCACACCGACACGACCGGCCGGTCGGGATCTGTGGCGACGCCCCGTCGACGATCCCCGAGTACACCGAGTTCCTGCTCGAGGCCGACGTCGACTCGATCTCCGTCTCGCCGGACGTCGCCGTCGAGACGATTCTGGAAGTGGCAAAACGAGAATCGGAATCGTAA
- a CDS encoding class 1 fructose-bisphosphatase: protein MNDAVEEIVDVISRSATEIRQGLVGRRGKVDEENPSGETQAEADVFADELLAERLAAIEGVAEYASEERVEKSHVGDGNLYVAADPLDGSSNLKSNNTMGTVFGIYDEPLPAPGTALVAAGYVLYGPITTMAYARDGTVTKYELTGGERTVVETDVSLPDDPLIYGFGGRVPDWPDDFEAYVREIESDPELKLRYGGAMIGDVNQVLTYGGIFAYPALEDSPRGKLRLQFEGNPIAYVLESAGGGSSDGTRSILEVEPDDLHDRVPVHVGNAGLIDRLETTLE, encoded by the coding sequence ATGAACGACGCCGTCGAGGAAATCGTCGACGTCATCAGCCGCTCGGCCACCGAAATCCGTCAGGGACTGGTCGGCCGGCGGGGAAAGGTCGACGAGGAGAACCCCAGCGGCGAGACCCAGGCGGAAGCAGACGTCTTCGCCGACGAGTTGCTCGCCGAGCGGCTGGCAGCGATCGAGGGCGTAGCCGAGTACGCAAGCGAGGAGCGGGTCGAAAAATCTCACGTCGGCGACGGGAACCTCTACGTCGCCGCCGACCCACTCGACGGCTCTTCGAACCTCAAATCGAACAACACGATGGGGACGGTGTTCGGGATCTACGACGAGCCCCTCCCCGCTCCGGGAACCGCTCTCGTTGCGGCGGGCTACGTGCTCTACGGCCCGATCACGACGATGGCGTACGCCCGCGACGGGACGGTCACGAAGTACGAACTCACCGGCGGCGAGCGCACCGTCGTCGAGACGGACGTGAGCCTCCCCGATGACCCCCTCATCTACGGCTTCGGCGGACGCGTCCCCGACTGGCCGGACGACTTCGAGGCGTACGTCCGCGAGATCGAATCCGATCCCGAACTCAAACTCCGCTACGGCGGGGCGATGATCGGCGACGTCAACCAGGTGCTTACCTACGGCGGGATCTTCGCCTACCCCGCCCTCGAGGACAGCCCTCGGGGCAAACTCCGCCTGCAGTTCGAGGGGAACCCGATCGCGTACGTCCTCGAGTCCGCCGGCGGGGGCTCCTCTGACGGCACGCGGTCGATCCTCGAGGTCGAACCGGACGACCTCCACGACCGGGTTCCGGTCCACGTCGGCAACGCCGGGTTGATCGACCGACTCGAGACCACACTCGAGTAG
- a CDS encoding DUF3267 domain-containing protein yields the protein MTVAREDDDSSESRRLLASIRLTQSIAIRWHLVSTAGFFAFAYLFGVVLELVSGDPLEPITIVAASSLEVLTGVALFVGLLMLVIVPHELLHGAVMARYDGRPAYGVGVSRFVLPFAYTRSEGTAYTRDEMLAVLLAPCAIITAVGLAALVVVRSPLVLVPLAANAAGSVGDLWMAGVLARYPSSVRVGELPDGAQGLGIYGSPSDRPPRRLPLEHTLSTFFYGASGTFVLVVLALAASVLASLATRSGDVVLGDPDGGWFLFRHELDPTGYGASFELGFPVLLGLSALGGLAWTAVAAFRSRVARTKP from the coding sequence GTGACCGTGGCCCGCGAGGACGACGACTCGAGCGAGTCCCGACGGTTGCTCGCGTCGATTCGACTGACACAATCGATCGCGATCAGGTGGCACCTCGTTTCGACGGCCGGGTTCTTCGCGTTCGCGTACCTGTTCGGCGTCGTCCTCGAACTGGTCTCCGGCGACCCGCTCGAGCCGATCACGATCGTCGCGGCCTCGTCACTCGAGGTGCTCACTGGAGTGGCCCTCTTTGTCGGCCTGCTGATGCTCGTGATCGTCCCACACGAACTGCTCCACGGGGCGGTCATGGCCCGCTACGACGGCCGGCCGGCGTACGGCGTCGGCGTCTCGCGGTTCGTTCTGCCGTTCGCCTACACGAGAAGCGAGGGGACGGCCTACACGCGCGACGAGATGCTCGCCGTCTTGCTTGCACCGTGTGCGATCATCACCGCCGTCGGCCTCGCCGCGCTAGTCGTCGTTCGCTCTCCGCTGGTGCTCGTCCCCCTCGCGGCCAACGCCGCCGGCTCCGTCGGCGACCTCTGGATGGCCGGGGTGCTGGCTCGCTACCCCTCGAGCGTTCGCGTCGGCGAACTCCCCGACGGGGCGCAGGGTCTCGGCATCTACGGATCGCCATCCGACAGGCCGCCGCGCCGGCTCCCGCTCGAGCACACGCTCAGCACGTTCTTCTACGGCGCGTCCGGCACGTTCGTCCTCGTCGTGCTCGCGCTGGCCGCGTCGGTGCTCGCGTCGCTGGCGACCCGTTCCGGCGACGTCGTCCTCGGCGATCCGGACGGCGGCTGGTTTCTCTTTCGGCACGAACTCGACCCGACAGGCTACGGTGCGTCGTTCGAACTCGGCTTCCCGGTACTGCTCGGACTGTCGGCGCTCGGCGGCCTCGCGTGGACGGCCGTCGCTGCCTTCCGGAGCCGGGTCGCCCGGACGAAACCGTAA
- a CDS encoding acyl-CoA dehydrogenase: protein MDFTLSPEQQQIRDMVAEFVDEEVVPVAAEIDHDDEFPADLVDEMADLGLMGMPFPEEYGGAGLDYHSYAIGLEEISRGSGGLGTIVAAHISLAGNMLYEFGDEAQKEAYLTPLAEGRDVGAFALSEPGAGSDVPAMDTTAEKDGDEYVLNGGKLWISNGSVADTITVFAKTDPEAGNKGISSFVVRPEEDDGFHVEGTEEKLGDKGCPTAELRFDDLRVPADRLIGEEGDGFVQALKTLNGGRITIAARSVGIARAAFEEARDYANEREQFGQPIGEFQSIKHKLADMDTKIQAAKLLMHKAADNKIRGEDYIKEAAQAKLYASEVSREVANEGIQIHGGYGYTKDFPAERFYRDAKLNEIYEGTSEVLRNTIGDQLLN from the coding sequence ATGGACTTTACGCTCTCCCCAGAACAGCAACAGATTCGCGACATGGTCGCCGAGTTCGTCGACGAGGAGGTCGTTCCCGTCGCCGCCGAGATCGACCACGACGACGAGTTTCCGGCCGACCTCGTCGACGAGATGGCCGACCTCGGTCTGATGGGGATGCCCTTCCCCGAGGAGTACGGCGGCGCTGGCCTCGACTATCACTCCTACGCGATCGGACTCGAGGAGATCTCTCGTGGCTCGGGTGGGCTCGGGACGATCGTCGCCGCACACATCTCGCTTGCGGGCAACATGCTCTACGAGTTCGGCGACGAGGCGCAAAAAGAGGCGTACCTGACGCCGCTGGCGGAGGGCCGCGACGTCGGCGCGTTCGCCCTCTCGGAGCCGGGGGCGGGCAGTGACGTGCCGGCGATGGACACGACGGCCGAGAAAGACGGCGACGAATACGTCCTGAACGGCGGCAAACTCTGGATCTCGAACGGCTCCGTCGCCGACACGATCACCGTCTTCGCGAAGACCGATCCCGAGGCGGGCAACAAGGGCATCTCCTCCTTCGTCGTCCGCCCCGAGGAGGACGACGGCTTCCACGTCGAGGGCACAGAGGAGAAACTCGGTGACAAGGGCTGTCCGACGGCCGAACTGCGCTTCGACGACCTTCGCGTTCCCGCCGACCGGCTGATCGGCGAGGAAGGCGACGGCTTCGTCCAGGCGCTGAAGACCTTGAACGGCGGCCGTATCACGATCGCCGCCCGCAGCGTCGGGATCGCTCGCGCCGCCTTCGAGGAGGCCCGCGACTACGCGAACGAACGCGAGCAGTTCGGCCAGCCCATCGGCGAGTTCCAGTCGATCAAGCACAAACTCGCGGACATGGACACGAAGATTCAGGCCGCGAAGTTGCTCATGCACAAGGCCGCCGACAACAAGATCCGCGGCGAGGACTACATCAAGGAGGCCGCCCAGGCGAAGCTCTACGCCTCCGAAGTGAGCCGCGAGGTCGCCAACGAGGGTATCCAGATCCACGGCGGCTACGGCTACACCAAAGACTTCCCCGCCGAGCGGTTCTACCGGGACGCCAAACTCAACGAGATCTACGAGGGCACCAGCGAAGTGCTCCGGAACACGATCGGCGACCAGCTGCTGAACTGA